One genomic region from Augochlora pura isolate Apur16 chromosome 7, APUR_v2.2.1, whole genome shotgun sequence encodes:
- the LOC144472339 gene encoding uncharacterized protein LOC144472339 isoform X1: MVCKENVVSWFGNLSSYKRIDVMCTLLNMCLPFEVRYLGTCVEDIGKRDYNDLRDTEHHANSASDLAELTTLGVADKRTRRKLALYMALLHSCNYACAVILYKNLSNFDYQEISNLLNGTTISSDDQPLEELLLLYTMALNHPAFTYEQKSIFGNIYIKLQEEESRLNLSKSNSSYKQTQGCSPCMSTNERLMDNEVQGSCLMAPPPIQTYHGDMAMRNNTMVTGVPPGLSMPPPGLCLPTPEQMPIRSGGGAQYVHLGFSSINHMPPWTGQVMMGNQLMYHTGDMLAYPPSPLVSRQSSPSQSRSPSRSNSPMGRRNNTMPRTSSQVTQSTSNTLTSTSASNSQTSISSSNANALPPLPALGTSRSHPSQPSLLPSRSVPLPISSSTTFSRHNSIENASSTLIPAAAQSKQPPPPPRLRSSTSGDSLRETLGKEMPNFKGNLQNFSLDEIRRMSDGDLREIGLTPNAVGQLRSIVKSQTSNGLNQITSDKKLDNTSNAAHAAIDSLDNEAMPGTEMMNDNGNQSSKSIPLQEQHPAIHHHHNHAATPNLRRYPTMPPLEPAQIQMYPAPPPMYAAQNAPCYACLTLPVAGVQNRYSRCNAHVYCLTQLQALNLDPESSRHCSQSSSSDSTGSRSPPETPPAAPWVSGSESNAPSVTDHLSSAPVHSTSAVSHPAPQQSIQSGAERQRKRNPASHVMRHKSQMVNGGGPPNLSQCVSFPAPPSHSQVAYLPHGHFSTLRPSSGIYSNFSHGPYARPAYPTTYQPNGEMMYQYPGHPPSGGTPPPPPNAAATPVQAPYIPPTPVVTYAPAAVPPTKISCYNCGSSNHIAVDCKDQTMEDITKKAQYRLDYSIMKQPGECPSSDK; this comes from the exons ATGGTGTGTAAGGAGAACGTGGTATCATGGTTTGGGAATCTGTCCAG TTATAAACGTATCGATGTCATGTGCACGTTATTAAACATGTGCCTGCCATTTGAAGTACGATACCTTGGCACTTGTGTCGAGGATATTGGCAAGCGGGATTACAACGATCTCCGTGACACAGAACACCATGCAAATAGTGCCTCTGATCTTGCGGAGCTGACAACCTTAGGAGTAGCAGATAAACGCACAAGACGGAAACTTGCTCTCTACATGGCATTATTACATTCTTGTAATTATGCATGTGCTGTGATCTTATACAAGAACCTGTCAAATTTTGACTATCAAGAGATCTCTAACCTACTAAATGGGACCACCATCTCATCGGATGACCAACCACTGGAGGAGTTGCTCTTATTGTATACAATGGCTTTAAATCATCCAGCATTTACATATGAGCAGAAAAGTATATTTGgcaacatttatataaaactgcaaGAAGAGGAATCTCGTCTGAATCTTTCAAAGTCTAATTCATCCTATAAACAGACAcaa GGGTGCTCACCATGTATGAGTACAAATGAAAGATTGATGGACAATGAAGTACAAGGTAGTTGTTTGATGGCACCTCCCCCAATACAAACTTATCATG GAGATATGGCAATGAGAAATAATACTATGGTAACTGGAGTTCCCCCAGGTTTATCAATGCCTCCACCTGGTTTATGTTTACCAACACCAGAGCAAATGCCAATCAGATCGGGTGGTGGAGCACAATATGTTCACCTTGGCTTTTCATCAATAAATCATATGCCACCATGGACAGGTCAGGTTATGATGGGGAATCAATTGATGTATCATACTGGCGACATGTTGGCTTATCCACCTTCCCCCTTAGTCAGCCGTCAATCGTCGCCATCCCAGTCTCGATCTCCTAGTCGCAGTAATTCCCCAATGGGTCGCAGGAATAACACAATGCCACGGACCTCTTCACAAGTGACTCAGTCTACTTCGAACACCTTAACATCAACGAGTGCCTCTAATAGTCAAACTAGTATCTCTAGTTCAAATGCAAATGCCCTTCCGCCACTTCCTGCTCTTGGTACTAGCAGGAGTCATCCTAGTCAACCTTCATTGCTGCCATCACGCTCTGTTCCCTTGCCAATTAGTAGTTCTACCACTTTCTCACGGCACAATAGCATAGAAAATGCCTCTTCTACCTTAATTCCGGCAGCAGCACAATCTAAacaaccaccaccaccaccacggTTGAGGTCTTCAACATCTGGTGACTCTTTACGAGAAACATTAGGAAAAGAAATGCCAAATTTCAAAGGCAATTTGCAGAATTTCTCTCTTGACGAG ATTCGAAGGATGAGTGATGGAGATTTGAGGGAAATAGGATTAACACCAAATGCAGTGGGACAACTACGAAGTATAGTGAAAAGCCAAACAAGTAATGGTTTAAATCAAATTACCAGTGACAAAAAGTTGGACAATACTAGTAATGCAGCACACGCAGCTATAGATTCACTTGATAATGaa GCTATGCCGGGGACAGAAATGATGAATGATAATGGAAATCAAAGTAGTAAGTCTATACCATTGCAGGAACAGCATCCAGCGATTCATCATCATCATAATCATGCGGCCACTCCTAATTTACGGCGATATCCTACAATGCCACCATTAGAACCTGCGCAAATACAAATGTATCCTGCACCGCCCCCGATGTATGCTGCACAAAATGCACCGTGCTACGCCTGTCTTACGTTACCTGTTGCTGGGGTACAAAATCGTTACTCGAG gTGCAATGCACATGTGTATTGTCTGACGCAGTTACAAGCCTTAAACTTAGATCCTGAGAGCAGTAGACACTGTTCGCAGAGCAGTAGTTCCGATAGTACTGGTAGTAGATCTCCGCCAGAAACTCCTCCAGCAGCACCGTGGGTGAGCGGAAGCGAGAGCAATGCACCATCAGTTACAGATCACCTTAGCTCTGCACCAGTGCATTCTACGAGCGCAGTATCACATCCAGCACCTCAACAATCTATACAATCGGGCGCGGAAAGGCAACGTAAAAGAAATCCGGCGTCACATGTGATGCGCCACAAAAGTCAAATGGTGAACGGCGGTGGACCACCGAACTTATCACAATGCGTTTCCTTTCCCGCACCGCCATCGCATTCGCAGGTCGCGTATTTGCCGCACGGTCATTTCTCCACTTTGAGACCGAGCAGTGGTATTTACTCTAATTTCTCACATGGACCGTATGCAAGGCCAGCTTATCCGACCACGTATCAACCAAATGGAGAAATGATGTACCAGTATCCTGGACATCCACCTTCAGGGGGAACGCCCCCACCTCCGCCAAATGCTGCCGCAACACCTGTACAGGCACCGTATATACCACCAACTCCGGTTGTTACGTACGCACCAGCTGCCGTCCCACCAACGAAAATCTCGTGTTACAACTGTGGCAGTAGTAATCACATCGCTGTTGATTGTAAAGATCAAACAATGGAGGACATTACCAAAAAAG CTCAGTACCGCCTAGACTACAGCATAATGAAACAACCTGGAGAGTGCCCGAGTTCCGATAAGTGA
- the LOC144472339 gene encoding uncharacterized protein LOC144472339 isoform X2, which produces MVCKENVVSWFGNLSSYKRIDVMCTLLNMCLPFEVRYLGTCVEDIGKRDYNDLRDTEHHANSASDLAELTTLGVADKRTRRKLALYMALLHSCNYACAVILYKNLSNFDYQEISNLLNGTTISSDDQPLEELLLLYTMALNHPAFTYEQKSIFGNIYIKLQEEESRLNLSKSNSSYKQTQGCSPCMSTNERLMDNEVQGSCLMAPPPIQTYHGDMAMRNNTMVTGVPPGLSMPPPGLCLPTPEQMPIRSGGGAQYVHLGFSSINHMPPWTGQVMMGNQLMYHTGDMLAYPPSPLVSRQSSPSQSRSPSRSNSPMGRRNNTMPRTSSQVTQSTSNTLTSTSASNSQTSISSSNANALPPLPALGTSRSHPSQPSLLPSRSVPLPISSSTTFSRHNSIENASSTLIPAAAQSKQPPPPPRLRSSTSGDSLRETLGKEMPNFKGNLQNFSLDEIRRMSDGDLREIGLTPNAVGQLRSIVKSQTSNGLNQITSDKKLDNTSNAAHAAIDSLDNEAMPGTEMMNDNGNQSSKSIPLQEQHPAIHHHHNHAATPNLRRYPTMPPLEPAQIQMYPAPPPMYAAQNAPCYACLTLPVAGVQNRYSRCNAHVYCLTQLQALNLDPESSRHCSQSSSSDSTGSRSPPETPPAAPWASLSDHVSTKWRNDVPVSWTSTFRGNAPTSAKCCRNTCTGTVYTTNSGCYVRTSCRPTNENLVLQLWQ; this is translated from the exons ATGGTGTGTAAGGAGAACGTGGTATCATGGTTTGGGAATCTGTCCAG TTATAAACGTATCGATGTCATGTGCACGTTATTAAACATGTGCCTGCCATTTGAAGTACGATACCTTGGCACTTGTGTCGAGGATATTGGCAAGCGGGATTACAACGATCTCCGTGACACAGAACACCATGCAAATAGTGCCTCTGATCTTGCGGAGCTGACAACCTTAGGAGTAGCAGATAAACGCACAAGACGGAAACTTGCTCTCTACATGGCATTATTACATTCTTGTAATTATGCATGTGCTGTGATCTTATACAAGAACCTGTCAAATTTTGACTATCAAGAGATCTCTAACCTACTAAATGGGACCACCATCTCATCGGATGACCAACCACTGGAGGAGTTGCTCTTATTGTATACAATGGCTTTAAATCATCCAGCATTTACATATGAGCAGAAAAGTATATTTGgcaacatttatataaaactgcaaGAAGAGGAATCTCGTCTGAATCTTTCAAAGTCTAATTCATCCTATAAACAGACAcaa GGGTGCTCACCATGTATGAGTACAAATGAAAGATTGATGGACAATGAAGTACAAGGTAGTTGTTTGATGGCACCTCCCCCAATACAAACTTATCATG GAGATATGGCAATGAGAAATAATACTATGGTAACTGGAGTTCCCCCAGGTTTATCAATGCCTCCACCTGGTTTATGTTTACCAACACCAGAGCAAATGCCAATCAGATCGGGTGGTGGAGCACAATATGTTCACCTTGGCTTTTCATCAATAAATCATATGCCACCATGGACAGGTCAGGTTATGATGGGGAATCAATTGATGTATCATACTGGCGACATGTTGGCTTATCCACCTTCCCCCTTAGTCAGCCGTCAATCGTCGCCATCCCAGTCTCGATCTCCTAGTCGCAGTAATTCCCCAATGGGTCGCAGGAATAACACAATGCCACGGACCTCTTCACAAGTGACTCAGTCTACTTCGAACACCTTAACATCAACGAGTGCCTCTAATAGTCAAACTAGTATCTCTAGTTCAAATGCAAATGCCCTTCCGCCACTTCCTGCTCTTGGTACTAGCAGGAGTCATCCTAGTCAACCTTCATTGCTGCCATCACGCTCTGTTCCCTTGCCAATTAGTAGTTCTACCACTTTCTCACGGCACAATAGCATAGAAAATGCCTCTTCTACCTTAATTCCGGCAGCAGCACAATCTAAacaaccaccaccaccaccacggTTGAGGTCTTCAACATCTGGTGACTCTTTACGAGAAACATTAGGAAAAGAAATGCCAAATTTCAAAGGCAATTTGCAGAATTTCTCTCTTGACGAG ATTCGAAGGATGAGTGATGGAGATTTGAGGGAAATAGGATTAACACCAAATGCAGTGGGACAACTACGAAGTATAGTGAAAAGCCAAACAAGTAATGGTTTAAATCAAATTACCAGTGACAAAAAGTTGGACAATACTAGTAATGCAGCACACGCAGCTATAGATTCACTTGATAATGaa GCTATGCCGGGGACAGAAATGATGAATGATAATGGAAATCAAAGTAGTAAGTCTATACCATTGCAGGAACAGCATCCAGCGATTCATCATCATCATAATCATGCGGCCACTCCTAATTTACGGCGATATCCTACAATGCCACCATTAGAACCTGCGCAAATACAAATGTATCCTGCACCGCCCCCGATGTATGCTGCACAAAATGCACCGTGCTACGCCTGTCTTACGTTACCTGTTGCTGGGGTACAAAATCGTTACTCGAG gTGCAATGCACATGTGTATTGTCTGACGCAGTTACAAGCCTTAAACTTAGATCCTGAGAGCAGTAGACACTGTTCGCAGAGCAGTAGTTCCGATAGTACTGGTAGTAGATCTCCGCCAGAAACTCCTCCAGCAGCACCGTGG GCCAGCTTATCCGACCACGTATCAACCAAATGGAGAAATGATGTACCAGTATCCTGGACATCCACCTTCAGGGGGAACGCCCCCACCTCCGCCAAATGCTGCCGCAACACCTGTACAGGCACCGTATATACCACCAACTCCGGTTGTTACGTACGCACCAGCTGCCGTCCCACCAACGAAAATCTCGTGTTACAACTGTGGCAGTAG
- the Mfs18 gene encoding major facilitator superfamily transporter 18 isoform X1 — translation MASNKRMSRTLLTMDQRLEVLRHLESGVSIAKLAAKYNIHPATVHRIRRSAVILNQFTEQGVVRGHRRKIQKLKTEEVDNRLHVWCLEQIALGKTLTDSLMIEKAVDIYTEYGGPSTFKASRGWLWLFKNRHNIKAKGDGNGETMKRFIQNFTQCIEETGVDKENIYNFCQTSLLWRTLPASFLVHSGMKDINDRRPRKERVTIGLCTNATGKHKLVPLFINKFANPRVLKYWKYHLPVVFKSQRQGFLDAGLFFDWYQNHFKSEVLKYQTQKGLSKKVVLILDDSQGDKAKLFERFHSDEQFKIVFFPFNTTQNFQPMNQVVDALKKLYHSRMLSKIQSLPGGIKEFYSNFHMKECIDFLHEAWTEVSVTCIQIAWKNCIKQNLTESSLIEDLETQLEPEDEEDSNLLQNSVEDENLSRNEVEINSINIKSGVESLSSTSPDENKVIEAFNNIMVWSRHEPNFVRLHVKRLKKYYEEK, via the coding sequence ATGGCAAGTAACAAGAGGATGAGTAGAACCTTACTGACAATGGATCAGAGACTAGAAGTTCTTCGACATTTGGAAAGTGGTGTATCCATCGCAAAGTTGGCTGCCAAGTATAATATTCATCCTGCTACGGTTCATCGTATTCGTCGCTCTGCAGTAATATTGAATCAATTCACGGAACAAGGTGTTGTAAGGGGTCACCGTCGCAAGATACAAAAGTTAAAGACTGAAGAAGTGGATAACCGCTTACATGTATGGTGTCTAGAACAGATAGCTCTTGGTAAAACGCTCACAGATTCGCTGATGATAGAGAAAGCAGTAGatatttatacagaatatGGAGGACCATCGACTTTTAAAGCCAGTAGAGGTTGGCTGtggttatttaaaaatcgtcacAATATTAAAGCAAAGGGAGATGGAAATGgagaaactatgaaacggttTATACAGAATTTCACTCAATGCATAGAAGAAACTGGCGTTGACAAAGagaacatttataatttttgtcagACTAGTCTCTTATGGCGAACTCTTCCTGCATCGTTTTTAGTACATAGTGGAATGAAAGATATTAACGATCGAAGACCGAGAAAAGAACGAGTAACTATAGGCCTTTGTACTAATGCCACAGGAAAACACAAACTTGTAcctttattcattaataaatttgcaaatCCAAGAGTGTTAAAGTATTGGAAGTATCACCTACCTGTGGTTTTCAAATCGCAACGACAAGGTTTCTTGGATGCAGGTCTATTTTTTGATTGGTATCAAAACCATTTTAAATCTGaagtgttaaaatatcaaacacAAAAAGGTCTCTCCAAGAAAGTTGTTCTTATTTTGGATGATTCACAGGGAGATAAGGCAAAGTTATTTGAAAGATTTCACTCGgatgaacaatttaaaattgtattctttcCTTTCAATACTACCCAAAATTTTCAGCCAATGAATCAAGTAGTTGATGCactaaagaaattatatcacaGTAGAATGTTGAGTAAAATTCAGAGTTTGCCAGGtggaataaaagaattctatTCTAATTTTCACATGAAAGAATGTATTGATTTTCTGCACGAGGCATGGACAGAAGTAAGTGTTACGTGCATCCAAATCGCGTGGAAGAACTGCATTAAACAAAACCTTACAGAATCATCATTAATAGAAGATCTCGAAACTCAGTTGGAAccagaagatgaagaagataGTAATTTACTACAAAATAGTGTGGAAGATGAAAATTTGTCAAGAAACgaagtagaaataaattctattaatattaaaagtggggtggaatctttatcaagTACATCACCTGATGAAAACAAAGTTATAGAAgcatttaacaatataatggTGTGGTCTAGACATGAACCAAATTTTGTTAGACTACAtgtaaaacgtttaaaaaaatactatgaAGAAAAGTGA